The genomic segment GAGTCAAAGAATCTGATTGAAGTGAACCAGAGGGTTTTTTGGTTGCTAACAACAAGAAGTGAGATGAAATTCCGGGAAAATTATGTTGCAAAGTATGCAGATAAAGTACCAGGCTTATTGGAGATATATCGCGGTACTGTGGAAGCAAAAAAGATAGATACTTGATGCCAATCGAGTGAGTTTTTACTTCGCTTCTGCAATGCACCAAATGGTGGTGGTCTAATTTCCTTTAGAAATAGTTTTGATCTGCTAACCAATTTACATTCCTAAATTTATTGTTCTAACATGTTGATTTTGCATGTATATCATTTTGGATAGTGGTTTCTTTAAGTTAATCTCGTGgtggtttctttttgtttttttctttcttctgctgcttctttgggttttttttttttctctcattctgTTACCGGTCAAGTAAAGATTTGAGGAGAAGTAAAGAAgataagaaagaagaaacataaGTTGGGAAGAAGCAGGAGctgaaaaagagaggagaaaattaGAGGAATGGAACAAAAGTTTGTATAAAATAACGAAAACTAAACCTAATAATAAACCCAAATAAAATCCAATAACGCTTGGATGTGTTAAATCTCTCAACTAAAGAGTGACGTGTTGGGTTATTCTCCATCATCCCTGTCCATATATTGAGAGGGTCTAGTGTCCCCACCACATTCTCTCTTTGCCCTTGGATCTTCTTTAGGCCTTTTTTGTCACTTGTTGCTTAATGTTTGAACTTCGAACTTTGATGATGAACTGAACTCTGTTTTCCAGTCTTGAAAAGCTCTGCAGGTTATACCTTAATTATTTCATTCTGAATTGGTGATGTGATTTTGTATAATACATGGCCATCGCTATTGCTAAGATTGTTTTCTCAGCAGAGTCAGCTTTCCACCATGAGATGTGTCCTTCaagattatgaatttttttacttctttttttttttatttaaaccgaGCTAAAAATGCATTGATGCATTGATAACCTCGATTGCATTTGGAAATTTccaattttagatttatttttctttagaatGGAATGTGATTAAGATGATGAGATTTCAATGTTGGCCCATTCAAGCACCACTCACTGTTTTTCAAGTGTAGAAAAGAGAATCCAGAGTGAAATGGATTTCTTATGCATGTGATTAACACCAGAAACTGTAATTCGAAATCCACTGCGGGTCTTCGATattcatttaataaaagaattggTGCAAGTTACAATGTTTTAATGGTTTTGGATTCAAGGGGGCAAGAAGGTTGTGTGGTTTCTAAGAACTAGGACTAGGATTTCCTTGTGAATTATGCCACTAAATACGCTGATGAAGTCCCGGAGTTTTTGCAGATTTGTGGCAGTTACATTTGATGGCAAAGAAGTAAGTTTTACTTCTGCAATGCTCATAATATAATAGTTTAATTTGATGtagaatttttttgtatttttttatttttttgcgtgCTCCTAAACAATAAATTGTAGTGAGTTCGTCTTTATATCCTTTCatagattttttctaaaaaaaaagtcaactcttggtggatttttttcttcattgtcGTTTACTTAGATATTTTGTTGCCCTTTTCATCACTCGCTACTTACTGTTTGAACTTCATTTATGTAGGAACTTAATAAAGTGTAAAATGAACTTGATTCCAGGTTTGCAAAGCTCCGCAGGTCAGGTATGCAATCTTTTAGTCCATGTAGTTATAGTTATGTATCTTTCACAAGCAACCGAGTGATATGAActgaagcaaagaaaacaagGGGATGAACTCCACTTGGTGTTCTTCGTATCCATGAAAATATGCTTATAATGAGTTGATTGTGAACTCTAATATTCAGGTATGAAACTGGATCGAAGAAAACCAGAGGATGTGCTTCCCCTAGTGTTCTTGATATCAATGAAAACAGGCTATTTTCATAAGAAACTATTGGGTTGATTAATCTCTCCCCAAATCTTATACAACTCAACATTGAAGGAGTAAATCCCAGCTAATATTTTCATGTCTTCTCAACACAAAACTCACCAAAAATACATGTTCTACTGGACCACCATTCTGACTCTGCATTTGATTGAAGAAAAGTTAGGATTTTTTGTTGCTGAGTTTGAAAACGGATGAAGGATATTTCTCTAAAGATGGTGATAGAAGAGCGATGAAAATGACGAGAGCATTTCATTATTCATGGCCCTGACTTTCTTCTGAAGATGTGTCCAAATAAGATTTCAAGCAAATGGTAATGGAATGGAAGTGCCTAAGTTCTTGCTTTGGATTTCCCTGGAACGCATTCTTTAACACGCCTGTGTGCACGCAGGCATTTGTTCCATGGTTGCAGCAGAGCTGTCGGTTCTTCAGCAAAAATTGATGGAAATCAAATGGTGGATCAGTCATCTGCACAGAACATTGTATTGCTCTAGCAAAGTTCAATACTGTTCTGCATAGGTCAAATTATCAAGTGCTTGCTAGTTCTTCCTAGATTTGAAGTTAATTAAACAAACACATAATGCTTAAGGTTATTTGTAGGCATCATATTTATAAACAGTGGTTTTGAGACGGCAAAAACCTGATTTAAAAACAGAATTTTGttttaacttcaattttatttgaaactatAACGTTTTAGATTAATTTGGTTAATCTTTCTAATTTGTTTGTGACCTGTAGGTCGGATTTAATTTAGATGTTCTCCATGATGTTGTCATGCAAGTCAATGCTGAACAAGGCTTGTACACGAATAGAACAACACTAGTCAATTGGCCAGTGCTGTCATGggtcggataaaaaaaaaagcgaaaaaaaaaaaaggagttacgAGAAATGAGGCGTTGCTTGCAACCCCAAATTATGGCCAACCATTTGCTAGAAAATCGAGACAAGGGTGTTTTATGCCTCTttgattttaacttttttttttttatcaaaaatatttataaaacaacttaaaatcttgataaactTATTTGTaatcttaaataatttaaaatttcaaaatcaacctaaatttatataaaattttgacCTTAATTAAGTAGAATTTATTAATACCAAAATCGATTATGTGAATGGTTGAAATTAATGTTAACCAAGATTTTTTCTATACCAAcgataattaacatttttttttttaatctctcaaatcatgaattataaagtacagaaaatagaaaaataaaagttaattttccaagataatttttaaaaaaacaccaagtttctctatttttttttctcgagcCCCCTACTTTTAATCCTACCCTTCATCAACTAATTGAAAGCATATGGTAATTTATTTAGccaaaaaaggataaaaaataagaaaaagttaaagcacttaaaaaaaaaagcacattaACGGTGATTTGTGAGAGGATGCAAGTATAATGTTTTGATCACTGAACCGGGCTCACAAACGGCCCGGTTCATGGTGGGTGTTGAATTGGCCCAATggaatagaaataataaaaaaaagagcaccTGTCATTTCCTCTGCTACATCAACCACTTTGCTTCCAACAAAAACCCTCCTCTCGCCTGTCTGTCTGCCTTTGCTGTCTGTCTGTTTTTGCCCAGCTCCTCTCTAAAGTCTAAACTGTGAATCTCTCACGATTACTATCTTCTAGGAAAGAGAAGAATTTGCCTTCAAAATGGCTAACCACGTACCCCTCAGAAGCCTACTCCTGCTCTCTCTGATTCAAAAACGTTTCTTGAAAACATCTGCTTCACCGTCATCATTTAAGGTTCAATACCTCATCGATTCATGCGGGCTTCCTTCACAGTTGGCCCTTTCAACTTACCAGAAGCTCCAACACGACAAGAAGAACCTCCCAAATGCTTATTCTGTGCTTCAGTACTTGAAAGCTCATGACTTTAGCAACACCCACATTTCCAAACTAATCGACAAGTATCCCCGAGTCCTTCAAGTCAGAGTGGAAAGCAATCTAAAACCCAAATTCGACTTCTTCACTGAAAATGGGTTTGTGGGTCAGCTTCTGCCTCAGCTTATTCTATCAAATCCGTCTGTTTTGAGAAGAGCTTTAGATTCTCAAATAAAACCATGCTTTGAGTTATTGAACTCACTTCTTGGTTGTAAGGAGAACCTTGTAGTGGCTCTTAAGCGTGCTTCTTGGCTGTTGACGGTGAATCTTAAGGTTGTTATTCAACCAAATGTTGATTTGTTGATTAAAGAGGGATTGCCTCTTGATAGGGTTGCAAAGCTAATTCTCTGGCAACCAAGAGCTGTACTACAAAAGATGGACAGGATGGTTTATGCATTACATGCTCTTAAGAGTATGGGCCTTGATGTAGAGGATAATATCTTTATACATGCTCTTCGCGTGAGGATACAGTTGCCTGAAACgacttggaagaagaaaattgaagggATGAAGAGTTTGCAGTGGAGTGAAGAGGAGATTTTGGGGGCTTTTAAGCGCTACCCCCCAATACTAGCATTGTCAGAGAAGAAAATCAGGAGTTCAATGGATTTCTTTATCAATACAATGGAGCTGGAGAGACAAAACATAATTGCCTGTCCCCTTTTTCTTGGCTATTCAATTGATAAAAGGGTTCGTCCAAGGTATAATGTTATAAAGGTTTTGAAGTCGAAGAAGCTGATAAGTAGAGACAAGAAGATGACTACTTTGCTAACAATAAACGAGAAGAATTTCTTGACAAATTATGTCCACAGGTATGTAGATGTAGTCCCTGGTTTATTGGATCTGTACATGGGTAATGGtaagacaaaaaagaaagatagtTGATGGCATACATGTAAGTTCACTTGTGCAATACAAAGTGTACATAAATGCCTAAATTGCTTCTGACCTATAGCTAGTTTTTGCTTGTCCACTTTATACCACTCAATATTTGTTTGAATTCTTTGATCAATTTCTTATCATTTTGCAGATTTGATTCTTATCATGCAATGAGAAGTCAGATTGCATCTACAATGCACAACATAATAgcaatctaatttaatttatgtttctaAACTTATTTTTCTAACACAATGAGTTTGGTGGTTCATCATTTCTCTCAGTACATTCTTATGTTGATGGTGCTTCTTTTTCTTCGTTCTCTCTTTTTATCATGTCTTCTATTAGCCTTTTTATCCGTTATAAAGTTTGAACTCCCTTCTTTGATGCGAGAACTTAAAAGGTGTTAATATTTAACTCTATTAAGTCATTCTTAAATTATGATGTATTCAATGATGTAATTCATGTGCAAACCAAATGGCATGAAACGGGATGAAGTAAACCTGAAGATGTACCTCCAATTGATGCTCTTGGTAATAGTGAAAATAGATCATTGGTGTAATAAATATTGAGTTCATTCATCTCTCCTCGAAACGAATACAAATCAACATTCAAGGAGTAAATCCCAGCTAATATTTTCACTTGTCTTCACAACGTGGAACTTGCAAATAACTGGTGATTTACTGGGCTGCTGTTCTGATATCGTGTGGTTGTGTGTTTAGATGCATACATATGTATCTATGTTCATGTATGTTCATGCAAAGTATTATGCTTGTCAAAGTTGTTTGTTGTTCCATGTTTGCTAAGGAGCTATATGTGGGTTCGGAAAACAATTCTTGAAGTGAAGAGCTCCTACATTAATTTTGTTGTGTATCCACAAACATCACAAACTAGATGATTCGAAGATGGGAGATAACATGCATAAAATTATATCTAGTTCGGTAGTCCCCAATCAAGTGCATTTGATTGTGCAATTAATAGATGAGAAGTGATCCTTATTCCTTATTGTGACTTAGGTTTTTAAGCCACATAGAAGCTTGTAAAAGCTGCATGATAACTGCAGAAGAGGAACCGCAGTAGTAGTTCAAAATATGTCCATGGCTACATTAAGATCTAGTTCAGTATTCCCCGATCATTTGCGTTTTGATGTGCAATTAACAGACGATAAATGATCTTAGCCGTTGCATAGAGTTATAAACCTGGTATATATAAATCATAGTAAAAGCTAGATGGTGAACGCAGAAGAGGAAACACCATGGTAGTTTAATGAGTGGTACAGATTGCTTATTCCATGTTATTAGTTCCTGAATCGATACCTTTTTCTCAAATTAGATGCTATATCTAGCATAATGACTAAAACTCATTAGTTAGTCGTGCCTCTATTATACATTTATAAGTTCATATTGCCTATAGAAGAAATTACATACTTCTAGTCCTTATTCACTCTTGAGGTCTGGGTGAGTGTTCTGTAGTTTCTCTCATTCTCTTCGACTGTAGAACTGACACTGTAGCTTTGATTGACTGCTAgcttttggattttctttttccttgaagTGGCTTGCTGAGAAAATGGCTTGCTGAGGACTTCTATAAAAGAAAGTTTCTCTTTTCACAGTTACCTGCTATTttaggtttgattatttttgcAGGCTGTCTGATTTGATGGGCAGCAAGTAGGCATTCTGGAAAGTTAGCATtttatcagaaaaagaaatggagaaatTTGATGGTTAAGGTGGATTAAAGCTAAAAAGcccaaggaaaaataaaataaaataaaagctcaAGGAAGCTAACTGACCTAATGAACTGTAGTGTGTTCtgaaaaatatagtaaataaGCTAAATTTTTGAAGATTGGCTGGTAGGTAAAAACTAGCCTGTACAGATTACTCAGTTATCACTGGTAACTTAGAAATATTGAACCAAAGATTCTTATTCCTAAGTTCAACCACCATGTAGCCGATATCTAATATTCTGCAACCTTTTGAAAACACAAGGAACAATTGCGAGAAAAGGTTCTGTTTCTATAAAGCTGGACATGAAAAATGAAAGCTCTTCACTAAAAGTTGCGTTCCAGACTTGTTTACTGATAAAATACAACTGAAAACACCATGGAAATCACAAGataacaaaatttgaaaaagataCTTGACTTGAAAACCCACAGCCGGGAAAGCCACGATAACTGTCTCTATCACATGACGTTTTAGATTGTCTCTATGACGACATTTTAGATGAGGCACCTATCAAGTGGTCAGATCCATGATGGCAGAAACTATGTCTCCATCTGCAGTCTTCAGAGCTTTGACAGCCTTTGATCTGGAGACTCCCGCCTGGGTCATCACTAATTCAATATCCTTTGGCTCCACGCCAGTTTCATCTACCTCTTCGTCATCCTGAGCCACGGCTGAAGTCTCAGGTTTTGAAATCACATGACTGAGATCAGGTGCCTTGAACTGCTCTGCTGCCTGAGTTTGTAGTTGGGAGCTCAAGTCCTCGATCTTAGCCTCCCCAAAG from the Populus nigra chromosome 1, ddPopNigr1.1, whole genome shotgun sequence genome contains:
- the LOC133682545 gene encoding transcription termination factor MTERF5, chloroplastic-like, which translates into the protein MANHVPLRSLLLLSLIQKRFLKTSASPSSFKVQYLIDSCGLPSQLALSTYQKLQHDKKNLPNAYSVLQYLKAHDFSNTHISKLIDKYPRVLQVRVESNLKPKFDFFTENGFVGQLLPQLILSNPSVLRRALDSQIKPCFELLNSLLGCKENLVVALKRASWLLTVNLKVVIQPNVDLLIKEGLPLDRVAKLILWQPRAVLQKMDRMVYALHALKSMGLDVEDNIFIHALRVRIQLPETTWKKKIEGMKSLQWSEEEILGAFKRYPPILALSEKKIRSSMDFFINTMELERQNIIACPLFLGYSIDKRVRPRYNVIKVLKSKKLISRDKKMTTLLTINEKNFLTNYVHRYVDVVPGLLDLYMGNGKTKKKDS